CTTTTTTCCAATTGTTTGAGCCTTGAACTTTATGTCGGCTTAGATATTGAAGTCTTGCTAATTGTTTTTCGTATTTGCGATAACTTTTAGCTCCTTCAAACACTAAGCCAGTTGATAGAGTAGCTAAAGATTTAACACCTAGATCACAGCCAACTACATCATAAAGTTTATCTGTTGTTTGCTGTTCAAGCTCAATCTTAAAACTGATAAACCATCTATTGGCTTTTTGGCTAATAGTGACAGATGTTGGCTTGTATCCATAAGGTAGTCGCTCATAAGTTTTTAACCAACCAATCACAGGAACTTTTATCTTTTGATGTTCAACTTTGATACTACCATCCAAAGTAAAACTATGATGTCCGTTGGTAGTCCTATCAGGTATTATTTTACCTTCGGATTCCCAACGAAGAGAGTTGATACGCTTACACCCTTTAGTTTAGCTGCTTCTGATATGGTTAACTTACTCATTTGTTCATGATAGCACAACCTTTGAGTAAGTTTAGATAATATTAGTTAGGTTTTTAGCTTCTGTCCCCAGCCCTTGACATTTTGCGCCCAAAAGATTAGCATAAAAATATAGTTGTTTGAGGTCGAATTGATTGCCTATAAAGATTTAAGTGTCAAGAACATGGTTAAGAATCGTCGTTCAGCTAAAAGTATTAACGATGCTGCATGGTCTACTTTTCGTCAATGGTTAGAATATTTCGGAGATAAATATGGGAAAGTAACTGTTGCAGTGTCAACAGGATAAAGCCTATGAAAGCAATAATGGTAGTGGGAACAACTTCTCATGCTGGCAAATCTTTTCTTACCGCAGCCATTTGTCGCATTTTAGCCCGTCAGGGATGGCAAGTTACCCCGTTTAAAGGGCAAAATATGGCTCTTAATGCCTATGTTACCCCTAGTGGCGGAGAAATCGGTTACGCTCAAGCTGTACAAGCTTGGGCCGCTAAAATTGTCCCTAGAGTAGAAATGAACCCTATTTTACTCAAACCCCAAGGAAATATGACCTCCCAAGTCATTATTAAAGGTAAAGTAATCGGGACAACTAAGGCCAGTGAATATTACGAAAATTATTTTAATTTAGGTTGGGAAGCTATTACCTCATCTTTGGAAAGATTAGCCCTTGAATATGATTTTGTCGTCTGTGAAGGGGCAGGAAGTCCAGCAGAAATTAATCTTAAACATCGAGATCTTACTAATATGCGGGTCGCTTGTTATTTAAACGCCCCAACTATTTTAATCGTAGATATTGATCGCGGAGGGGCTTTTGCTCATGTGGTGGGAACTTTACAATTGTTAGAACCACAAGAACGAAATTTAATTAAAGGCATTATTATTAATAAGTTTCGTGGACAGCGATCGCTATTAGATTCTGGTATTGAATGGTTAGAAAACTATGCCGGAATTCCTGTATTAGGGGTGATTCCTTGGCGTGACATTATATTACCAGCAGAAGATTCTTTAGATTTATTAGAAAGGCGATCACGTTCATCTCAATCTGACATTAATATTGTTGTAATGCGTCTACCTCATATTGCTAATTTTACAGATTTTGATCCCCTAGATGCAGAAGAAACCGTATCTTTAAATTATCTAAATCTTAATGAGTCTTTGGGTTATCCCGATGCGGTAATTATTCCAGGCTCAAAAACTACAATTAAAGATTTAATGTCCCTTGATAAAAGCGGTATGGCCCAACAATTACAAAATTATGTGGCAGCAGGTGGAGTTATTTTTGGCATTTGTGGCGGCTTTCAAATGTTAGGACAAACCGTATTTGATCCTGATCAATTAGAAGGAGATGAAGTCTCGTATACGGCATTGAAAATGTTGCCATTAGATACCATTATTACCTCAGAAAAAATTGTGAGTCAAAGACAAACTAACTCCCATTATCCCCAAGCAGGATTACCTATTATGGGGTATGAAATTCATCAAGGAATAACCAGGATAAGTCAATCTTTAAGCAGATTTAATGTTGTCAAAATTAATCCTCTATTTGATGATCCAAATTTAGGTTATGTGAATGAATCTAAATCAATTTGGGGTTGTTATTTACACGGAGTATTTGATAATGGGGCCTGGCGACGCACTTGGTTAAATTATCTACGAAATCGCCGAGGATTACCCTCTTTACCCACAGGAATTGCTAATTATCGAGAACAACGAGAAGCTAATTTAGACGCACTAGCTGATTTAGTTGAAGAATTTGTCGATTTAACACCCGTTTTACCCAAATGAATTATCAATTATGAATTATGAATTATGAATTATGAATTATGAATTATGAATTATGAATTATGAATTATGAATTATGAATTATGAATTATGAATTATGAATTATGAATTATGAATTATGAATTATGAATTATGAATTATGAATTATGAATTATGAATTATGAATTATGAATTATCAATTATCAATTATCAATTATCAATTATCAATTATGAATTATCAATTATGAATTATCAATTATGATGCTAAGAAACAAACCATCAAACCCTCTCCTCACCCCCTCACCCCCTCACCCCCTCACCCCCCCCAATAAGTAATTTAGATGCTTAACAGCTTAGGTGGTCATAATTAAACTATGTTATGTTATTGCGAGCGTAACCAAGTGGAGCGAAGCAATCACAAGGGTTAAGGAGGTTTTATGACAGTTCAAGTTCGATTTTTACCTGATGATATTACCATTGAGGCTCAAGTGGGTGAACCAATGTTAGAAGTGGCTAAACGAGCCGGAATCTTCATTCCTACAGGTTGTTTAATGGGATCATGTCACGCTTGTGAAGTAGAGTTAGAAGATGGAACCCCCATCTGTGCCTGTATTAGCGCGATTCCGGTAGGAACTAAATCTCTCACCATTAATATTTACAGCGATCCGGCCTGGTAATTTTACAGATTTTAAAGTTTTGTATCGAAAAATGAAGACGAAAACCCTATTTTATGACTATATATTGCGAAATATTACAGAGGATTAAGAAGTAAAGCACCGGAGTGAATAACGGTAGATTTAAGAGAAGAAGGGACTTAACGACTAAGTATACTGACTAGATTTGAGGTAGGTTAACATAAATTAGAGGGGCAAGACTTAATGTTTCGTTACAAAAAGAGTCGATTTTTTTTAATAAGACGTAACAAATAATGTCCCAAGGGCATTGTATAAAATTATCTTGAAGGGTAAGCAAGAAAAACGCAGGTTATCTTGAAGATCCTCTGAACCGCCTTCCCTGATTTCCGAGATAACCATATAATG
This genomic interval from Aphanothece sacrum FPU1 contains the following:
- the cobQ gene encoding cobyric acid synthase CobQ; this translates as MKAIMVVGTTSHAGKSFLTAAICRILARQGWQVTPFKGQNMALNAYVTPSGGEIGYAQAVQAWAAKIVPRVEMNPILLKPQGNMTSQVIIKGKVIGTTKASEYYENYFNLGWEAITSSLERLALEYDFVVCEGAGSPAEINLKHRDLTNMRVACYLNAPTILIVDIDRGGAFAHVVGTLQLLEPQERNLIKGIIINKFRGQRSLLDSGIEWLENYAGIPVLGVIPWRDIILPAEDSLDLLERRSRSSQSDINIVVMRLPHIANFTDFDPLDAEETVSLNYLNLNESLGYPDAVIIPGSKTTIKDLMSLDKSGMAQQLQNYVAAGGVIFGICGGFQMLGQTVFDPDQLEGDEVSYTALKMLPLDTIITSEKIVSQRQTNSHYPQAGLPIMGYEIHQGITRISQSLSRFNVVKINPLFDDPNLGYVNESKSIWGCYLHGVFDNGAWRRTWLNYLRNRRGLPSLPTGIANYREQREANLDALADLVEEFVDLTPVLPK
- a CDS encoding 2Fe-2S iron-sulfur cluster-binding protein, translated to MTVQVRFLPDDITIEAQVGEPMLEVAKRAGIFIPTGCLMGSCHACEVELEDGTPICACISAIPVGTKSLTINIYSDPAW